One genomic region from Zalophus californianus isolate mZalCal1 chromosome 2, mZalCal1.pri.v2, whole genome shotgun sequence encodes:
- the LOC113924696 gene encoding probable ATP-dependent RNA helicase DDX5: MSGYSSDRDRSRDRGFGAPRCGGSRAGPLSGKTFGNPGEKLVKKKWNLDELPKFEKNFYQEHPDLARRTAQEVETYRRSKEITVSGHNCPKPVLNFYEANFPANVMDVIARQNFTEPTAIQAQGWPIALSGLDTVGIAQTGSGKTLSYLLPAIVHINHQPFLERGDGPICLVLAPTRELAQQVQQVAAEYCRACRLKSTCIHGGAPKGPQIRDLERGVEICIATPGRLIDFLGCGKTNLRRTTYLVPDEADRMLDMGFEPQIRKIVDQIRPDRQTLMWSATWPKEVRQLAEDFLKDYIHINTGALELSANHNILQIMDVCYDVEKDEKLTRLVEEMMSEKENKTIVFVETKRRCDELTRKMRRAGWPAMGIQGDKSQQEHDWVLNEFKHGKAPILIATDVASRGLEVEDVKFVVNYDYPNSSEDYVHRIGRTARSTKTGTAYTFFTPNNTKQVSDLISVLREANQAVDPKLLQLVEDRGSGRSRGRGGMKDDCRDRYSAGKRGGFNTFRDRENYDRGYSSLLKRDFGAKTQNGVYSAANYTNGSFGSNFVSAGIQTSFRTGNPTGTYQNGYDSTQQYGSNVPNMYNGMNQQAYAYPATAAAPMIGYPMPTGHSQ; the protein is encoded by the coding sequence ATGTCGGGTTATTCGAGCGACCGAGACCGCAGCCGGGATCGAGGGTTTGGTGCACCTCGATGTGGGGGAAGTAGGGCAGGGCCCCTATCTGGAAAGACGTTTGGAAACCCTGGGGAGAAACTAGTCAAAAAGAAGTGGAATCTTGATGAGCTGCCCAAATTTGAGAAGAATTTTTATCAAGAACACCCTGATTTGGCTAGGCGCACAGCCCAAGAGGTGGAGACATACAGAAGGAGTAAGGAAATTACGGTTAGCGGTCACAACTGCCCAAAGCCAGTTCTGAATTTTTATGAAGCAAACTTCCCTGCAAATGTCATGGATGTGATTGCAAGACAGAATTTTACTGAACCCACTGCTATTCAAGCTCAGGGATGGCCCATTGCTCTAAGTGGATTGGACACGGTTGGAATAGCACAGACTGGATCCGGGAAAACATTGTCTTATTTGCTGCCTGCTATCGTCCACATCAATCATCAGCCATTCCTAGAGAGAGGTGATGGGCCTATTTGCTTGGTGCTGGCACCAACTCGGGAACTGGCCCAACAGGTACAGCAAGTAGCTGCTGAATACTGTAGAGCATGTCGATTGAAGTCCACTTGCATCCATGGTGGTGCTCCTAAGGGACCACAGATTCGTGATTTGGAGAGAGGTGTGGAAATCTGTATTGCAACACCCGGAAGACTGATTGACTTTTTGGGGTGTGGGAAAACCAATCTGAGAAGAACTACTTACCTTGTCCCTGATGAAGCAGATAGAATGCTTGATATGGGCTTTGAACCCCAAATAAGGAAGATTGTGGATCAGATAAGACCTGATAGGCAAACCCTAATGTGGAGTGCAACTTGGCCAAAAGAAGTAAGACAGCTTGCTGAAGATTTCCTGAAAGACTACATACATATAAACACTGGTGCACTAGAACTGAGTGCAAACCACAACATTCTTCAGATCATGGATGTATGTTATGATGTAGAAAAGGATGAAAAACTTACTCGTCTAGTGGAAGAGATGATGAGTGAGAAGGAGAATAAAACCATTGTTTTTGTCGAAACCAAAAGAAGATGTGATGAGCTTACTAGAAAAATGAGGAGAGCCGGGTGGCCTGCCATGGGTATCCAGGGCGACAAGAGTCAACAGGAGCATGACTGGGTTCTAAATGAATTCAAACATGGAAAAGCTCCTATTCTGATCGCTACAGATGTGGCCTCCAGAGGGCTAGAGGTGGAAGATGTGAAATTTGTCGTCAATTATGACTACCCTAACTCCTCAGAGGATTATGTTCATCGAATTGGAAGAACTGCTCGCAGTACCAAAACAGGCACAGCATACACTTTCTTTACACCTAATAACACAAAGCAAGTGAGCGACCTTATCTCTGTGCTTCGTGAAGCTAATCAAGCAGTTGATCCCAAGTTGCTTCAGTTGGTCGAAGACAGAGGTTCAGGTCGTTCCAGGGGTAGAGGAGGCATGAAGGATGACTGCCGGGACAGATACTCTGCGGGCAAAAGGGGTGGATTTAATACCTTTAGAGACAGGGAAAATTATGACAGAGGTTACTCTAGTCTGCTTAAAAGAGATTTTGGGGCAAAAACTCAGAATGGTGTTTACAGTGCTGCAAATTACACCAATGGGAGCTTTGGAAGTAATTTTGTGTCTGCCGGTATACAGACCAGTTTTAGGACTGGTAATCCAACAGGGACTTACCAGAATGGTTATGATAGCACTCAGCAATATGGAAGTAACGTTCCAAATATGTACAATGGTATGAACCAACAGGCATATGCATATCCTGCTACTGCAGCTGCGCCTATGATTGGTTATCCAATGCCAACAGGACATTCTCAGTAA